From the genome of Thermofilaceae archaeon, one region includes:
- a CDS encoding TOBE domain-containing protein — translation MIPLRITTLYVTHDQVEAMVLADRIAVMNKGRLVQVGTPDEIYREPVHRFVAHFIGSPPINFFDGVVQEACIDAGFARIPVNNVPEEYVGKQVIVGVRPEDLSLQPVPRGLELKGELLLIENLGNEYILHVDVGGTTLRVLAREKPTRRDVTLYLDPANLHIFDKSTELRIPLRYK, via the coding sequence GTGATTCCGCTGAGGATCACGACGCTGTACGTCACGCACGACCAGGTCGAGGCGATGGTTCTAGCGGATAGAATCGCGGTGATGAACAAGGGTAGGCTGGTGCAAGTGGGGACACCCGACGAAATCTATCGAGAGCCGGTCCACCGGTTCGTTGCGCACTTCATCGGGTCTCCACCAATCAACTTCTTCGATGGAGTGGTGCAGGAGGCTTGTATAGATGCCGGTTTCGCCAGGATCCCCGTCAACAACGTCCCAGAGGAATACGTTGGCAAGCAGGTTATCGTAGGAGTCAGGCCTGAGGACCTCAGCCTGCAGCCAGTCCCGAGGGGGTTGGAACTGAAGGGTGAACTCCTATTGATCGAAAACTTGGGGAACGAGTACATCCTCCACGTCGATGTTGGAGGTACCACCCTCCGAGTTTTGGCCAGGGAGAAGCCAACAAGGAGGGACGTTACGCTGTACCTCGATCCCGCGAACCTACACATATTCGACAAAAGCACTGAGCTTAGAATACCCCTTCGATACAAGTGA
- a CDS encoding hydantoinase B/oxoprolinase family protein, translated as MPSWELIHKATVFIAEEMGVALKRSALSPNIRERVDLSCAVADGEGRIVAQAEHIPVHLGSFRVCVRNVLEWLRGSGVELEEGDALVLNDPYISGTHLNDVTVVAPVVSGGEVVAYVACKAHHVDVGGPAPGSINPAARTLYEEGFIVPPVKLVRRGSIDRDLLEMIAANSKTPRIVACDLRAQAAVVQLGVKRVLELMGRYGSSRVLEAWSESIEYARALAAKRISGWRGGVYEAEDFVELGEEDLAIRARVEIRGGGVSVDFTGTSSQVEAPLNAVFGVTYAAVSFAVRAVMGGEIPTNEGFYSLVEVYAPEGSLLNPRKPAPVSGGNLETSQRVADVVLRALAEAVPERVPAAGSGTMMNVMLGGVSEGGYWAYYETVGGGTGARPCRDGVSGVHVNMTNTLNTPIEVAERSYPILYTAYRIREGSGGRGRYRGGDGIVRSFIALKPCRLSILADRFRRGPYGLQGGEPGAPGRVTIKKRDGRVLEMPSKFTTDLEAGDEVIVETPGGGGWGVPEGSEIQHK; from the coding sequence ATGCCGTCGTGGGAGCTCATCCACAAGGCCACGGTCTTCATCGCGGAGGAGATGGGGGTCGCGCTGAAGCGGTCGGCGCTTTCCCCGAACATCAGGGAGCGGGTTGATCTGAGCTGCGCCGTGGCCGACGGGGAGGGGAGGATCGTCGCTCAAGCGGAGCACATCCCGGTCCACCTCGGCTCCTTCAGGGTCTGCGTACGAAACGTGCTGGAGTGGCTCAGGGGGAGCGGCGTCGAGCTGGAGGAGGGTGACGCTCTGGTACTCAACGACCCGTACATTTCGGGTACCCACCTGAACGATGTTACGGTCGTCGCCCCCGTCGTCAGCGGAGGCGAGGTCGTGGCGTACGTGGCCTGCAAGGCGCACCACGTCGACGTCGGCGGCCCCGCCCCGGGCAGCATCAACCCAGCGGCTAGGACGCTCTACGAGGAGGGCTTCATCGTGCCGCCCGTGAAGCTGGTCAGAAGGGGGTCGATCGACCGCGACCTGCTGGAGATGATAGCGGCCAACAGCAAGACGCCCCGGATCGTCGCGTGCGACCTCCGAGCGCAAGCCGCTGTGGTGCAGCTGGGGGTGAAGAGGGTGCTGGAGCTCATGGGGAGGTACGGCTCGAGCCGAGTCCTCGAAGCCTGGTCCGAGTCGATCGAGTACGCGAGGGCCCTTGCCGCGAAGCGCATCTCCGGTTGGAGGGGCGGGGTGTACGAGGCCGAGGATTTTGTCGAGCTGGGTGAGGAGGACCTAGCGATAAGGGCGCGAGTCGAGATCCGCGGGGGCGGGGTCAGCGTGGACTTCACAGGCACCTCCAGCCAGGTGGAAGCCCCCCTCAACGCTGTGTTCGGGGTTACGTACGCCGCAGTGAGCTTCGCGGTTAGAGCGGTGATGGGCGGTGAGATCCCGACGAACGAGGGCTTCTACAGCCTCGTCGAGGTGTACGCGCCGGAGGGCTCCCTGCTCAACCCGCGCAAGCCAGCCCCCGTTTCGGGCGGGAACCTCGAGACGAGCCAGAGGGTGGCCGACGTGGTTCTCCGGGCCCTGGCGGAGGCTGTGCCCGAGAGGGTGCCGGCCGCGGGCTCGGGGACGATGATGAACGTAATGCTCGGCGGTGTGAGCGAGGGCGGCTACTGGGCCTACTACGAGACCGTCGGCGGCGGCACCGGAGCCAGGCCCTGCAGGGACGGGGTGAGCGGGGTCCACGTCAACATGACCAACACGCTGAACACGCCGATAGAGGTCGCCGAGAGGAGCTACCCGATCCTCTACACCGCCTACAGGATTAGAGAGGGGAGCGGAGGGAGGGGTAGGTACAGGGGCGGGGACGGCATCGTGAGATCCTTCATCGCCCTGAAACCCTGCAGGCTCTCGATACTGGCCGACCGCTTCAGAAGAGGCCCCTACGGGCTCCAGGGAGGGGAACCGGGGGCGCCAGGCAGAGTCACGATCAAGAAACGGGACGGAAGGGTGCTGGAGATGCCGAGCAAGTTCACAACCGACCTGGAGGCCGGCGATGAAGTCATCGTAGAAACCCCCGGAGGCGGAGGGTGGGGGGTACCCGAAGGCTCCGAGATCCAGCACAAATAG
- a CDS encoding prenyltransferase/squalene oxidase repeat-containing protein: MAGGLYALVDLDRVVEYVLSKRGSDGGYLSFQYMDMFESSAEDTFYALSILSTLKVDPPQADATIGFLRRLQDPSGGYRSVEVAYYSLLALDLLGAKPADPEGAARFLLGALEATLAEQNGHAWLLLDEKPLIDEKGVLRSKDATYIITPADVTPWLNRVSMIVLALDKLGGMADRYAEAAAAAMLKSRNGGGFGHPVPQLEYTYWAVEGLSALHRFDTPAETVKWVLACENESGGFSATPYSRNYFVENLYYGLKTLQKLGSSPRYVRSHLRYVSSLQNANGGFRRTTTHGVSSLEYTFYAVQSLKLLGHL, from the coding sequence ATGGCGGGGGGCTTGTACGCGCTGGTCGACCTCGACAGGGTGGTCGAGTACGTGCTATCGAAGCGGGGGAGCGACGGCGGCTACCTCTCCTTCCAGTACATGGACATGTTCGAGTCGTCGGCTGAGGACACTTTCTACGCCCTCTCAATCCTCTCCACGCTGAAGGTTGACCCTCCGCAAGCCGACGCTACAATCGGATTCCTGAGGCGCCTGCAGGATCCGTCGGGTGGCTACAGGAGCGTTGAAGTAGCGTACTACTCGCTGCTGGCTCTCGATCTACTGGGCGCTAAGCCGGCTGACCCGGAGGGGGCTGCCCGCTTCCTCCTCGGGGCCCTGGAGGCGACCCTCGCGGAGCAGAACGGTCACGCGTGGCTCCTCCTCGACGAGAAGCCGCTGATCGATGAGAAGGGCGTCCTCCGATCGAAGGATGCCACCTACATCATTACGCCGGCTGACGTCACCCCCTGGTTGAACAGGGTTTCAATGATCGTCCTCGCGCTCGACAAGCTCGGCGGCATGGCGGATCGCTACGCTGAAGCTGCCGCAGCCGCGATGCTCAAGAGCCGGAACGGTGGAGGGTTCGGCCACCCCGTGCCCCAGCTTGAGTACACCTACTGGGCTGTCGAGGGCTTGAGCGCGCTGCACCGATTCGACACGCCGGCCGAGACTGTGAAGTGGGTTCTAGCGTGCGAGAACGAGAGCGGCGGCTTCAGCGCAACCCCCTACTCCAGGAACTACTTTGTCGAAAACCTGTACTACGGATTGAAAACGCTGCAGAAGCTGGGGTCATCCCCGAGGTACGTGCGCAGCCACTTGAGGTACGTTTCAAGCTTGCAGAACGCTAACGGAGGCTTCCGCCGCACAACCACGCACGGCGTATCGAGCCTCGAATACACGTTCTACGCTGTGCAATCGCTGAAGCTTCTAGGCCACCTGTAG
- a CDS encoding hydantoinase/oxoprolinase family protein has product MLAAVDVGGTFTDLLYLSRDGQLGFLKVLSTPREPERAVVEGLRRIAARSPVREVVHATTLATNALRGQRGLEPPRTAFVTTKGFRDIIEIGRQNRPRLYDLFFEKPRPLAPRELRFELDERVDASGRVLKPLNQAEVEELGLKLRELGVESAAVCLLHSYLRPEHEELTGRILSKHVRYVSLSHRVAPEPREYERASTTLVNAVLQPLVSRYLTSLAGELEGIGVRGLYLMSSSGGLVDSREAAERPVQIIESGPAAGAVAAAELARMLGLGRVISFDMGGTTAKAAVVANGEVEVTTEYEVGGESHHGRVVKGSGHPVRFPFIDLAEVSAGGGTIIWRDEAGALAVGPVSAGSEPGPACYGRGGREPTVTDANLVLGRLGESLLDGSLRLDRRAAETALSRLGDPADVAARALELINLEMARGVRLVTVERGFDPADHVLVAFGGAGPQFAAFLAEELGIREVLVPPHPGLFSAWGLLAADWRFEARSAYPDPEALEETYRRMEESLTERLGHADYFVRSADVRYRGQGWELTVPVGRPASLESVKRAFEERHEATFGFTLGLDVEIVVARVFAVKLRPKPGLPRPPAGEPVKPGSRRVFFEDGWVETPVYRRESLPVGFVGEGPAIVEEYSSTTVVPPGWEFSVGNLGELRLVRVG; this is encoded by the coding sequence ATGCTTGCCGCCGTCGATGTCGGCGGGACCTTCACCGACCTCCTGTACCTATCGCGCGACGGGCAGTTGGGTTTCCTCAAGGTCCTCTCCACGCCGCGTGAGCCTGAGAGAGCGGTTGTCGAGGGGTTGAGAAGGATCGCCGCAAGAAGCCCGGTGAGGGAGGTCGTCCACGCCACGACGCTCGCCACGAACGCGCTGAGGGGGCAGAGGGGGTTGGAGCCCCCCCGTACCGCCTTCGTCACAACGAAGGGTTTCAGGGATATCATCGAGATTGGGAGGCAGAATCGGCCCCGCCTCTACGACCTCTTCTTCGAGAAGCCTAGGCCGCTAGCCCCGAGGGAGCTGCGCTTCGAGCTCGACGAAAGGGTTGACGCGAGCGGCAGAGTTCTGAAGCCTTTGAATCAGGCCGAGGTCGAGGAGCTGGGCCTGAAGCTGAGGGAGCTGGGCGTCGAGAGCGCAGCCGTCTGCCTCCTCCACTCCTACCTGCGCCCCGAGCATGAGGAGCTGACTGGTAGGATCCTGTCGAAGCACGTTCGGTACGTCTCGCTGTCCCACCGCGTCGCCCCGGAGCCGCGGGAGTACGAGAGGGCTTCAACGACCCTCGTCAACGCGGTGCTGCAACCTCTAGTCTCGAGGTACCTCACCAGCCTGGCGGGTGAGCTGGAGGGGATAGGAGTCAGGGGGCTCTACCTGATGTCGAGCAGCGGCGGGCTTGTGGACTCGAGGGAGGCGGCAGAGAGGCCGGTGCAGATCATCGAGAGCGGGCCCGCGGCCGGTGCCGTAGCCGCGGCGGAGCTGGCCAGGATGCTGGGCCTCGGCAGGGTCATCAGCTTCGACATGGGCGGCACGACGGCGAAGGCGGCCGTCGTGGCGAACGGCGAGGTGGAGGTGACGACGGAGTACGAGGTGGGAGGCGAGTCACACCACGGCCGCGTAGTCAAGGGCTCCGGCCACCCGGTCAGGTTCCCGTTCATCGACTTGGCCGAGGTGTCCGCTGGGGGAGGAACCATCATCTGGAGGGATGAGGCGGGAGCCTTAGCGGTGGGCCCCGTAAGCGCGGGTTCGGAGCCCGGGCCGGCCTGCTACGGTAGGGGCGGCCGCGAGCCGACGGTCACGGACGCGAACCTCGTGCTGGGTAGGCTCGGTGAAAGCCTGCTCGACGGCAGCCTGCGCTTGGACAGGAGAGCCGCGGAGACAGCCCTCTCCAGGCTCGGCGACCCGGCGGATGTGGCTGCCAGGGCCTTGGAGCTGATCAACCTGGAGATGGCGAGGGGTGTGAGGCTCGTCACCGTGGAGAGGGGCTTCGACCCGGCGGACCACGTCCTCGTAGCCTTCGGGGGCGCTGGACCGCAGTTCGCAGCCTTTCTGGCGGAGGAGCTGGGGATCAGAGAGGTGCTTGTGCCACCCCACCCCGGCCTGTTCAGCGCGTGGGGTTTGCTCGCCGCGGACTGGAGGTTTGAGGCGAGAAGCGCCTACCCCGACCCTGAGGCGCTGGAGGAGACGTACAGGAGGATGGAGGAGTCGTTGACGGAGAGGCTCGGCCACGCCGATTACTTCGTTAGGAGCGCCGACGTCAGGTACAGGGGTCAGGGATGGGAGCTCACGGTACCCGTGGGAAGGCCCGCAAGCCTCGAATCCGTGAAGCGAGCCTTCGAGGAGAGGCATGAGGCAACCTTCGGCTTTACGCTCGGGTTGGACGTGGAGATCGTCGTGGCCAGGGTCTTCGCAGTGAAGCTGAGGCCCAAGCCCGGGCTACCGCGGCCCCCGGCGGGCGAGCCGGTGAAGCCGGGTTCGAGGAGGGTCTTCTTTGAAGACGGGTGGGTTGAGACACCCGTTTACAGGAGGGAGAGCCTTCCGGTCGGCTTCGTGGGCGAGGGGCCGGCGATCGTTGAGGAGTACTCCTCCACGACCGTGGTGCCACCAGGGTGGGAGTTCAGCGTGGGTAACCTCGGCGAGCTGAGGCTCGTTCGGGTGGGCTAG
- a CDS encoding DUF4010 domain-containing protein, producing MLPLVPVSVDIQFVFKVALSFLSGALIGLERERAKSHEAPGVRSVGFLSVLGCLSAALPGSVATEPWLPLLASASLAAMVVSVVGVYTYRKLVISGESGITTPLALAVAYSSGLLIGSGMLVEGVALCFMASLALAAKLSIERVVRGVTYRELLPLFELGVIAFLIGPLLPFELTDPFLNAVSVGSLYIFFVTVLVISYIGYVAVRLGGSRSIDFVSFFGGLANSEATVVSACRLGGEGAAVRSSLLANAAMLARNAALATLLSHLSRRVELNLLAIGLLGYSLSILLAYTLSKLLPSPGELSIEVPPLSFSLAARATALFALSSMISAAATLVLGAPGALLASALSGFASSAAVIFTSMSLLAGNYVSPSTAIVSALIASAAASINKAFYVAPISKRRAVKLIPVNLAVATPLLATAILLQL from the coding sequence ATGCTGCCCCTAGTCCCAGTGTCGGTCGACATCCAGTTCGTGTTCAAGGTCGCTCTCAGCTTCCTATCGGGAGCGCTGATAGGGTTGGAGAGGGAGAGAGCGAAATCCCACGAGGCGCCGGGAGTCAGAAGCGTCGGCTTCCTCTCCGTGCTCGGCTGCCTGTCCGCAGCTCTCCCCGGTAGCGTGGCAACCGAACCGTGGCTCCCGCTGCTGGCTTCAGCCTCTCTCGCGGCCATGGTTGTCTCAGTCGTTGGCGTCTACACTTACCGGAAGCTGGTGATCAGCGGGGAGAGCGGGATCACAACCCCCCTCGCGCTGGCTGTCGCCTACTCCTCCGGCCTGCTGATCGGCTCCGGGATGCTCGTCGAAGGGGTGGCCCTCTGCTTCATGGCGAGCCTGGCGCTGGCCGCGAAGCTGAGCATTGAGAGGGTCGTCAGGGGCGTCACCTACAGGGAGCTCCTCCCCCTCTTCGAGCTGGGCGTGATAGCCTTCCTGATCGGCCCCCTCCTGCCCTTCGAGCTGACCGACCCGTTCCTCAACGCCGTCAGCGTCGGCTCCCTCTACATATTCTTCGTCACGGTGCTGGTGATCTCCTACATAGGCTACGTTGCGGTCAGGCTGGGCGGCTCTCGGTCCATCGACTTCGTCTCCTTCTTCGGCGGGCTCGCCAACAGCGAGGCAACGGTCGTGAGCGCCTGCAGGCTGGGCGGTGAGGGGGCAGCTGTCAGGTCCTCCCTGCTGGCGAACGCGGCAATGCTGGCGAGAAACGCGGCTCTCGCAACCCTGCTATCGCACTTGTCGCGGAGGGTGGAGCTCAACCTCCTCGCAATCGGGCTGCTCGGCTACTCCCTCTCGATCCTCCTGGCCTACACGCTGTCAAAGCTCCTGCCGAGCCCGGGGGAGCTCAGCATCGAGGTTCCCCCATTGAGCTTCAGCCTGGCGGCGAGGGCTACAGCCCTCTTCGCGCTCTCATCGATGATCAGCGCGGCGGCCACGCTCGTGCTAGGCGCTCCCGGCGCGCTGCTCGCATCGGCTCTCAGCGGCTTCGCCAGCTCAGCGGCAGTGATCTTCACCTCGATGAGCTTGCTCGCTGGGAACTACGTCTCACCATCGACGGCGATCGTATCGGCGCTGATCGCCTCAGCGGCCGCCTCGATCAACAAGGCCTTCTACGTGGCACCCATCAGCAAGAGGAGGGCCGTGAAGCTCATCCCAGTCAACCTCGCCGTAGCCACACCCCTCCTGGCCACCGCCATCCTGCTGCAGCTGTAG
- a CDS encoding CPBP family intramembrane glutamic endopeptidase — protein sequence MSEARRRLFAFLVFAYLFALTIDLAAFVTLERGGAGSSDPRTALVTMVWGFARMWSVTAAALLSAVIGRESLLGCLKRWLRVSKRSLLCYLSAPLLIYLALGVYVLIAAPFGLFDFNAYVELIASQLRAAGLAEELAPLVAFQQLLLGYFAAISVNAAFALGEELGWRGYMFDLLERRLTARGVVAIGVAWGLWHASATMLLGHNYGSNRLLGGFILFPVFTTLLSIPHMLLVEAADSVLPAASLHGAVNALWGLTVVATGLPLEARELYTGLGLAGFAAWAILDALIIKLRLKRARGDGRA from the coding sequence GTGTCTGAAGCCCGGAGAAGGCTCTTCGCTTTCCTGGTGTTCGCCTACCTCTTCGCCCTGACGATCGATCTGGCGGCCTTCGTGACGCTTGAGAGGGGTGGTGCGGGCTCCTCTGATCCCCGGACAGCCTTGGTAACCATGGTGTGGGGCTTCGCGAGGATGTGGTCTGTGACGGCTGCCGCGCTACTCTCTGCGGTGATCGGCCGTGAAAGCCTACTAGGTTGCCTGAAGCGGTGGCTTAGGGTTTCGAAACGTTCCCTGCTGTGCTACCTCTCAGCCCCCCTTCTAATCTACCTCGCTTTGGGAGTCTACGTGCTGATCGCCGCGCCCTTCGGGCTCTTCGATTTTAACGCCTACGTGGAGCTCATTGCGAGCCAACTGCGAGCCGCAGGGCTGGCGGAGGAACTGGCCCCCCTCGTTGCGTTCCAGCAGCTCCTGCTGGGCTACTTCGCGGCTATCTCGGTGAACGCCGCTTTCGCGCTCGGCGAGGAGCTCGGGTGGAGGGGCTACATGTTCGACCTGCTCGAAAGGAGGCTCACGGCCAGGGGCGTTGTAGCGATTGGCGTCGCGTGGGGCTTGTGGCACGCGTCAGCCACAATGCTGCTCGGCCACAACTACGGCTCCAACCGGCTCCTCGGTGGGTTCATCCTCTTCCCCGTTTTCACCACGCTCCTATCAATCCCACACATGCTCCTAGTTGAAGCAGCGGACAGCGTGCTCCCCGCCGCCTCGCTCCACGGGGCCGTGAACGCGCTGTGGGGCCTCACGGTCGTCGCCACGGGGCTGCCGCTAGAGGCGAGAGAGCTCTACACCGGTCTGGGTTTAGCGGGCTTTGCCGCCTGGGCGATCCTCGATGCTCTCATCATCAAGCTGAGGCTGAAGAGGGCTAGAGGCGACGGTAGAGCGTAA
- the bgaS gene encoding beta-galactosidase BgaS, with amino-acid sequence MGCKFDRGFRFGFSTVGVQHEMGLPGPEFVSDWVLWLHDPENIAAGIVSGDRPEDGPGYWHLFREDNERAVWLGMDAAWFTIEWARIFPKPTFEVEVPVERSRDGLVAVNVDQEHVRRLEKLADMGAVKRYREIFEDWKGRGGFLIANLFHWSIPVWLHDPVKVRKLGPDRAPSGWLDERTVVEFAKFAAFAASVFDDLVDAWYTMNEPEVVAMLGYVSVRSGFPPGYLDLKCYEVARKHLAEAHARAYDAVKTFSKKPVGIVESVAAWTPLTEEDREAADAGFERNIWPYEAAVKGVLAGGVRDDLRGRLDWVGLNYYTRSVVRKVPGGYTVLSGYGYSCPPGGSSKAGRPASDFGWEVYPEGLYEVLIRLWKRYRLPIYVTENGIADASDRLRSHFIVSHLYQVHRAASEGVDVRGYFHWNLFDNLEWAQGYRMRFGLFHVDFATKRRYARPSALVFREIARGKEIPDYLMHLTEPPRVSG; translated from the coding sequence ATGGGCTGCAAGTTCGATAGGGGCTTCAGGTTCGGGTTCAGCACGGTCGGCGTCCAGCACGAGATGGGCCTCCCCGGCCCCGAGTTCGTCAGCGACTGGGTCCTCTGGCTTCACGACCCGGAGAACATCGCCGCGGGCATCGTGAGCGGGGACCGGCCGGAGGACGGCCCCGGCTACTGGCACCTCTTCAGGGAGGATAACGAGAGGGCTGTCTGGCTGGGGATGGACGCTGCGTGGTTCACGATTGAGTGGGCGCGGATCTTCCCCAAACCGACTTTCGAGGTCGAGGTTCCCGTCGAGCGGAGCAGGGATGGCTTGGTGGCCGTCAACGTAGATCAGGAGCACGTGAGGAGGCTCGAGAAGCTGGCGGACATGGGTGCTGTGAAGCGGTACAGGGAGATCTTTGAGGACTGGAAGGGGCGCGGAGGGTTCCTGATAGCCAACCTCTTCCACTGGTCGATCCCCGTCTGGCTTCACGACCCCGTGAAGGTCAGGAAGTTGGGGCCCGACCGGGCTCCCTCCGGTTGGCTCGACGAGAGGACGGTGGTCGAGTTCGCGAAGTTCGCCGCGTTCGCTGCGAGCGTGTTCGACGACCTCGTGGACGCGTGGTACACGATGAACGAGCCGGAGGTGGTGGCGATGCTGGGCTACGTGAGCGTGAGGAGCGGCTTCCCGCCCGGCTACCTCGACTTGAAGTGCTACGAGGTTGCGAGGAAGCACTTGGCCGAGGCTCACGCCCGGGCCTACGACGCCGTAAAGACCTTCTCGAAGAAGCCCGTAGGGATCGTCGAGTCCGTCGCCGCTTGGACCCCGCTGACGGAGGAGGATAGGGAGGCAGCCGACGCCGGGTTCGAGCGCAACATCTGGCCGTACGAGGCTGCCGTCAAGGGGGTTCTCGCGGGGGGCGTGAGGGACGACTTGAGGGGCCGGCTCGACTGGGTGGGGTTGAACTACTACACGAGGAGCGTCGTTAGGAAGGTTCCAGGCGGCTACACCGTGCTTTCCGGCTACGGCTACTCCTGCCCGCCGGGCGGTTCATCGAAGGCTGGGCGCCCGGCGAGCGACTTCGGCTGGGAGGTTTACCCGGAGGGCCTCTACGAGGTGCTCATCAGGCTCTGGAAGAGGTACCGGCTCCCCATTTACGTCACCGAGAACGGCATCGCCGACGCGAGCGACAGGTTAAGGTCGCACTTCATCGTCTCCCACCTGTACCAGGTCCACCGCGCCGCGTCAGAGGGGGTTGACGTTAGAGGCTACTTCCACTGGAACCTCTTCGACAACCTCGAGTGGGCGCAGGGCTACAGGATGAGGTTCGGCCTCTTCCACGTCGACTTCGCGACCAAGCGCAGGTACGCGAGACCTAGCGCCCTCGTGTTCCGGGAGATCGCGAGGGGCAAGGAGATACCGGACTACCTGATGCACCTCACCGAGCCCCCACGCGTTAGCGGTTGA
- a CDS encoding alpha/beta hydrolase has translation MGRAVILLSAFIAAYAGLSLGLLQLESGVEERRGYIFVDGVPVYYAEWSPKSGSTKGVAVLLHGLGGSLEMMKWLGVELARNGYRAIAYDNLGHGRSGSRIAAFNGTAAFPVYQRLLESLGVRDEEVTLVGHSMGGFFAQEFAERDPRVVRVIVVASRPYLDKPIERVAVFAALDEIFTVTSAEGWTVVILPHDDHLTVLYNPALADIVLSRLEGDGYENRAPQRLTLTLARSASALAATLAAVSLLAPRLRKPQAQPPGSLPLAKLAAAFALAAPLAFPLYLLMAPAVSLIAAYVLAVLYTQALALTLVQRPQPRFSPALVRGLPRLAASSSALALIVYAGLHEALQPFFNVEPSPQRAPLMAAILALSLLPCTTFEPLARLKLANLPPLRGLAVVIALRAASFLSAYATARLLLGPHGLSGYLLIVTFVSLTLLLPLDAAAQVWLHRTKSWTENAAWLAAVHSALLAAVTPLT, from the coding sequence GTGGGTAGGGCGGTCATCCTGCTCTCCGCCTTCATCGCCGCGTACGCGGGGCTGTCGCTCGGCCTGCTGCAGCTCGAGTCGGGGGTCGAAGAGCGGAGGGGCTACATCTTCGTCGACGGAGTCCCCGTCTACTACGCGGAGTGGAGCCCGAAGAGCGGCTCCACCAAAGGCGTTGCAGTGCTGCTCCACGGGCTCGGCGGGAGCCTCGAGATGATGAAGTGGCTCGGCGTGGAGCTGGCCAGGAACGGCTACAGGGCCATCGCCTACGACAACCTGGGCCACGGGAGGAGCGGCTCGAGGATCGCTGCCTTCAACGGCACCGCGGCTTTCCCCGTCTACCAAAGGCTGCTGGAGTCGCTCGGGGTGCGGGACGAGGAGGTCACGCTGGTCGGCCACAGCATGGGCGGCTTCTTCGCGCAGGAGTTCGCGGAGAGGGATCCGAGGGTGGTGAGGGTCATCGTCGTAGCGTCCAGGCCGTACCTCGACAAACCCATCGAGCGGGTCGCGGTCTTCGCCGCCCTCGACGAGATCTTCACCGTGACCAGCGCCGAAGGCTGGACGGTGGTAATCCTGCCCCACGACGACCACTTGACCGTGCTCTACAACCCGGCGCTGGCGGACATAGTGCTGTCGAGGCTCGAGGGGGACGGCTACGAGAACCGCGCCCCGCAGCGCTTGACCCTAACGCTGGCGAGAAGCGCCTCCGCCCTAGCCGCTACGCTCGCGGCCGTCAGCCTGCTCGCCCCCCGCTTGAGGAAGCCTCAGGCGCAGCCCCCGGGCAGCCTGCCGCTGGCCAAGCTAGCCGCAGCCTTCGCCCTGGCCGCGCCGCTAGCCTTCCCGCTCTACCTACTCATGGCTCCAGCCGTATCGCTGATCGCCGCCTATGTCCTCGCCGTGCTCTACACTCAGGCTCTCGCCTTAACCCTGGTCCAGCGGCCCCAGCCACGCTTCAGCCCAGCGCTGGTAAGGGGCCTGCCGAGGCTGGCAGCCTCAAGCTCCGCGCTGGCGCTGATCGTCTACGCCGGCCTGCACGAGGCCCTCCAACCCTTCTTCAACGTGGAGCCGAGCCCGCAGAGAGCCCCCCTCATGGCCGCGATCCTAGCCCTCTCGCTTCTACCGTGCACCACCTTCGAGCCGCTCGCGAGGCTCAAGCTGGCCAACCTACCACCGCTGCGCGGGCTAGCGGTCGTCATCGCCCTCCGGGCGGCCAGCTTCCTCTCCGCCTACGCCACCGCGAGGCTGCTACTGGGGCCGCACGGCCTCTCCGGATACCTGCTGATCGTAACCTTCGTGAGCCTCACCCTACTACTACCCCTCGACGCTGCAGCCCAAGTGTGGCTCCACCGCACCAAATCCTGGACCGAGAACGCAGCCTGGCTCGCAGCCGTCCACAGCGCACTCCTCGCAGCCGTAACCCCCCTAACATAG